The following are encoded together in the Zingiber officinale cultivar Zhangliang chromosome 8A, Zo_v1.1, whole genome shotgun sequence genome:
- the LOC122009999 gene encoding 26S proteasome non-ATPase regulatory subunit 11 homolog isoform X2, protein MVYEHLSSLQIFDNINNFNGSEMQAAYVPATTDSIAQALEAKDHAESISILYGVLANPSSSSEALRIKEQAISNLTDLLIQEKKAEDLRSLLTQLRPFFSLIPKAKTAKIVRGIIDAVAKIPGTSDLQISLCKEMVEWTRAEKRTFLRQRVEARLAALLMENKEYSEALTLLSGLIKEVRRLDDKLLLVDIDLLESKLHFSLRNLPKAKAALTAARTAANAIYVPPAQQGTIDLQSGILHAEEKDYKTAYSYFFEAFEAFNSLEDPRAVFSLKYMLLCKIMVSQADDVAGIISSKAGLQYLGPDLDAMKAVADAHSKRSLKLFETALRDYKAQLEEDPIVHRHLSSLYDTLLEQNLCRLIEPYSKAEIAHIAELIELPLDHVEKKLSQMILDKKFAGTLDQGAGCLIIFDDPKTDAIFPGTLDTIANIGKVVDSLYVRSARIMA, encoded by the coding sequence cttgcagatttttgataatatAAACAACTTCAACGGATCAGAAATGCAGGCTGCATACGTACCTGCTACTACTGATTCAATAGCACAGGCCCTGGAGGCTAAAGATCATGCAGAGTCTATTTCCATTCTCTATGGTGTTCTTGCAAACCCATCATCTTCTTCAGAGGCATTGCGCATAAAAGAACAGGCTATTTCAAACCTTACAGATCTTCTCATCCAAGAAAAGAAGGCTGAGGATTTGAGAAGTCTTTTGACCCAATTGAGgccctttttttcattaattCCAAAAGCTAAAACTGCAAAAATTGTGAGAGGAATCATAGATGCTGTTGCCAAGATTCCTGGAACCTCTGATCTACAAATCTCTCTTTGCAAAGAGATGGTGGAGTGGACTCGTGCTGAGAAACGCACATTTCTGAGGCAGCGAGTTGAGGCAAGACTTGCAGCTCTCCTGATGGAAAACAAAGAATATTCCGAGGCTCTAACACTGCTTTCAGGCCTGATAAAGGAGGTCAGAAGACTGGATGACAAGCTGCTGCTTGTAGACATTGACCTTTTAGAGAGCAAACTTCACTTTTCACTTCGAAACTTACCAAAAGCAAAAGCTGCTCTGACTGCAGCGAGAACCGCTGCTAACGCTATCTATGTTCCACCAGCACAGCAAGGCACCATAGATTTACAAAGTGGGATCCTTCACGCCGAAGAGAAGGACTACAAGACAGCTTACAGctatttctttgaagcatttgaAGCTTTTAATTCTCTCGAGGATCCCCGTGCAGTCTTCAGCCTAAAGTACATGCTTCTGTGCAAGATAATGGTCAGCCAGGCCGATGATGTTGCTGGCATAATCTCATCCAAAGCTGGCTTGCAGTACCTGGGCCCTGATTTGGATGCGATGAAAGCTGTTGCAGATGCACACTCAAAGCGTTCTCTGAAACTATTTGAAACTGCTCTCCGCGATTACAAGGCCCAGCTCGAGGAGGATCCGATTGTTCACAGGCATCTTTCGTCTTTGTACGATACTCTTTTGGAGCAGAATCTTTGCAGGTTGATTGAACCCTACTCAAAGGCTGAGATTGCTCATATTGCTGAGTTGATTGAATTGCCCTTGGATCATGTGGAAAAGAAGCTGTCACAGATGATACTCGACAAGAAGTTTGCCGGGACTCTGGACCAAGGTGCTGGATGTCTTATCATCTTCGATGATCCCAAGACCGATGCCATCTTCCCCGGAACACTGGATACCATTGCCAACATCGGCAAAGTCGTAGACAGTCTCTATGTGAGATCAGCCCGTATCATGGCATGA
- the LOC122009999 gene encoding 26S proteasome non-ATPase regulatory subunit 11 homolog isoform X1, with protein sequence MGISRLEPTLTNITAAGGLVSVNLQIFDNINNFNGSEMQAAYVPATTDSIAQALEAKDHAESISILYGVLANPSSSSEALRIKEQAISNLTDLLIQEKKAEDLRSLLTQLRPFFSLIPKAKTAKIVRGIIDAVAKIPGTSDLQISLCKEMVEWTRAEKRTFLRQRVEARLAALLMENKEYSEALTLLSGLIKEVRRLDDKLLLVDIDLLESKLHFSLRNLPKAKAALTAARTAANAIYVPPAQQGTIDLQSGILHAEEKDYKTAYSYFFEAFEAFNSLEDPRAVFSLKYMLLCKIMVSQADDVAGIISSKAGLQYLGPDLDAMKAVADAHSKRSLKLFETALRDYKAQLEEDPIVHRHLSSLYDTLLEQNLCRLIEPYSKAEIAHIAELIELPLDHVEKKLSQMILDKKFAGTLDQGAGCLIIFDDPKTDAIFPGTLDTIANIGKVVDSLYVRSARIMA encoded by the coding sequence cttgcagatttttgataatatAAACAACTTCAACGGATCAGAAATGCAGGCTGCATACGTACCTGCTACTACTGATTCAATAGCACAGGCCCTGGAGGCTAAAGATCATGCAGAGTCTATTTCCATTCTCTATGGTGTTCTTGCAAACCCATCATCTTCTTCAGAGGCATTGCGCATAAAAGAACAGGCTATTTCAAACCTTACAGATCTTCTCATCCAAGAAAAGAAGGCTGAGGATTTGAGAAGTCTTTTGACCCAATTGAGgccctttttttcattaattCCAAAAGCTAAAACTGCAAAAATTGTGAGAGGAATCATAGATGCTGTTGCCAAGATTCCTGGAACCTCTGATCTACAAATCTCTCTTTGCAAAGAGATGGTGGAGTGGACTCGTGCTGAGAAACGCACATTTCTGAGGCAGCGAGTTGAGGCAAGACTTGCAGCTCTCCTGATGGAAAACAAAGAATATTCCGAGGCTCTAACACTGCTTTCAGGCCTGATAAAGGAGGTCAGAAGACTGGATGACAAGCTGCTGCTTGTAGACATTGACCTTTTAGAGAGCAAACTTCACTTTTCACTTCGAAACTTACCAAAAGCAAAAGCTGCTCTGACTGCAGCGAGAACCGCTGCTAACGCTATCTATGTTCCACCAGCACAGCAAGGCACCATAGATTTACAAAGTGGGATCCTTCACGCCGAAGAGAAGGACTACAAGACAGCTTACAGctatttctttgaagcatttgaAGCTTTTAATTCTCTCGAGGATCCCCGTGCAGTCTTCAGCCTAAAGTACATGCTTCTGTGCAAGATAATGGTCAGCCAGGCCGATGATGTTGCTGGCATAATCTCATCCAAAGCTGGCTTGCAGTACCTGGGCCCTGATTTGGATGCGATGAAAGCTGTTGCAGATGCACACTCAAAGCGTTCTCTGAAACTATTTGAAACTGCTCTCCGCGATTACAAGGCCCAGCTCGAGGAGGATCCGATTGTTCACAGGCATCTTTCGTCTTTGTACGATACTCTTTTGGAGCAGAATCTTTGCAGGTTGATTGAACCCTACTCAAAGGCTGAGATTGCTCATATTGCTGAGTTGATTGAATTGCCCTTGGATCATGTGGAAAAGAAGCTGTCACAGATGATACTCGACAAGAAGTTTGCCGGGACTCTGGACCAAGGTGCTGGATGTCTTATCATCTTCGATGATCCCAAGACCGATGCCATCTTCCCCGGAACACTGGATACCATTGCCAACATCGGCAAAGTCGTAGACAGTCTCTATGTGAGATCAGCCCGTATCATGGCATGA
- the LOC122009998 gene encoding metal transporter Nramp5-like — MEVNGVSTVRQAEPQHQAPGWKRFLAHVGPGFLVSLAYLDPGNLETDLQAGADHRYELLWVILIGLVFALIIQSLSANLGVTTGRHLAELCKAEYPVLVKYCLWLLAELAVIAADIPEVIGTAFALNILFHVPVWAGVLVTGLSTLLLLGLQRFGVRKLELFISLLVFVMAACYFGELSYVKPPATEVIKGLFVPRLKGNGATGDAISLLGALVMPHNLFLHSALVLSRKTPPSVKGINDACRYFLLESGFALFVALLINIAVVSVSGTVCAATNLSAADADRCSDLTLNSASFLLKNVLGKSSSIVYGISLLASGQSSAITGTYAGQYIMQGFLDIKMRIWVRNLMTRCIAICPSLVVAIIGGTAGAGRLIIIASMILSFELPFALIPLLKFSSSSTKMGPHKNSIYIIVISWILGLGVIGINIYYLSTSFVTWIIHSSLPKPVTVLIGIVVFPAMAVYVLALIYLTFRKDTVVTFDEKMEHSMEQGGQGINRGTEVVPYREDLAGPLPE; from the exons atGGAGGTGAATGGTGTCAGCACGGTGAGGCAAGCAGAACCCCAGCACCAG GCACCTGGTTGGAAGAGGTTCCTCGCTCATGTCGGCCCTGGCTTTCTGGTCTCCTTGGCTTACCTCGATCCTGGAAATT TGGAGACTGACCTACAAGCAGGAGCGGATCACAGATACGAGCTCCTGTGGGTGATTCTGATCGGACTGGTTTTCGCCCTCATTATCCAATCTCTATCGGCAAATCTAGGAGTGACTACAG GGAGGCACCTGGCTGAACTGTGCAAGGCAGAGTACCCTGTTTTAGTGAAGTATTGTCTGTGGCTGCTGGCCGAGCTGGCTGTGATTGCTGCTGATATACCTGAAG TGATAGGGACGGCCTTCGCTCTCAACATCTTGTTCCATGTTCCCGTTTGGGCCGGAGTGCTTGTGACAGGATTGAGCACTCTGTTGCTGCTGGGACTGCAGAGATTTGGGGTCAGAAAACTCGAGCTGTTCATCTCCCTCCTGGTGTTTGTAATGGCGGCCTGTTACTTCGGGGAGCTGAGCTACGTGAAGCCGCCTGCGACGGAGGTGATCAAGGGCCTGTTCGTCCCGAGACTCAAAGGCAACGGCGCCACTGGAGATGCCATCTCCCTCCTCGGCGCCCTCGTCATGCC GCACAATTTGTTCCTGCATTCAGCACTAGTGCTGTCGAGGAAGACTCCACCTTCTGTCAAAGGGATCAAT GATGCCTGCAGATATTTCTTGTTGGAGAGTGGGTTTGCGCTGTTCGTGGCGCTGCTAATCAACATCGCGGTGGTCTCAGTCTCCGGAACCGTGTGCGCAGCTACGAATCTTTCTGCTGCTGACGCTGACAGATGCAGTGACCTAACCCTAAACTCTGCGTCTTTCTTGCTAAAG AATGTGCTGGGGAAGTCGAGCTCCATCGTGTACGGAATCTCTTTGTTGGCTTCTGGCCAGAGCTCGGCGATCACAGGCACATACGCCGGTCAATATATCATGCAG GGATTTTTGGACATTAAAATGAGGATATGGGTCCGAAACCTCATGACTCGATGCATCGCCATTTGTCCCAGTCTCGTCGTGGCGATCATCGGAGGAACGGCCGGCGCCGGCAGACTCATCATCATCGCATCG ATGATCCTCTCGTTCGAGCTCCCCTTCGCCCTCATCCCTCTGCTCAAGTTCAGCAGCAGCAGCACCAAGATGGGACCTCACAAGAACTCCATCTAC ATAATTGTGATCTCGTGGATCCTCGGGCTGGGCGTAATTGGCATCAACATCTACTACTTGAGCACGAGCTTCGTGACGTGGATCATCCACAGCAGCCTCCCCAAGCCTGTTACAGTGCTGATTGGGATCGTCGTCTTCCCTGCCATGGCGGTTTACGTGCTCGCCTTGATCTACTTGACGTTCAGGAAGGACACGGTGGTGACCTTCGATGAGAAGATGGAGCACTCGATGGAGCAGGGAGGGCAAGGAATCAACAGGGGGACGGAGGTGGTGCCCTACAGAGAAGACCTTGCCGGCCCTCTGCCGGAGTAA
- the LOC122009999 gene encoding 26S proteasome non-ATPase regulatory subunit 11 homolog isoform X3, with amino-acid sequence MQAAYVPATTDSIAQALEAKDHAESISILYGVLANPSSSSEALRIKEQAISNLTDLLIQEKKAEDLRSLLTQLRPFFSLIPKAKTAKIVRGIIDAVAKIPGTSDLQISLCKEMVEWTRAEKRTFLRQRVEARLAALLMENKEYSEALTLLSGLIKEVRRLDDKLLLVDIDLLESKLHFSLRNLPKAKAALTAARTAANAIYVPPAQQGTIDLQSGILHAEEKDYKTAYSYFFEAFEAFNSLEDPRAVFSLKYMLLCKIMVSQADDVAGIISSKAGLQYLGPDLDAMKAVADAHSKRSLKLFETALRDYKAQLEEDPIVHRHLSSLYDTLLEQNLCRLIEPYSKAEIAHIAELIELPLDHVEKKLSQMILDKKFAGTLDQGAGCLIIFDDPKTDAIFPGTLDTIANIGKVVDSLYVRSARIMA; translated from the coding sequence ATGCAGGCTGCATACGTACCTGCTACTACTGATTCAATAGCACAGGCCCTGGAGGCTAAAGATCATGCAGAGTCTATTTCCATTCTCTATGGTGTTCTTGCAAACCCATCATCTTCTTCAGAGGCATTGCGCATAAAAGAACAGGCTATTTCAAACCTTACAGATCTTCTCATCCAAGAAAAGAAGGCTGAGGATTTGAGAAGTCTTTTGACCCAATTGAGgccctttttttcattaattCCAAAAGCTAAAACTGCAAAAATTGTGAGAGGAATCATAGATGCTGTTGCCAAGATTCCTGGAACCTCTGATCTACAAATCTCTCTTTGCAAAGAGATGGTGGAGTGGACTCGTGCTGAGAAACGCACATTTCTGAGGCAGCGAGTTGAGGCAAGACTTGCAGCTCTCCTGATGGAAAACAAAGAATATTCCGAGGCTCTAACACTGCTTTCAGGCCTGATAAAGGAGGTCAGAAGACTGGATGACAAGCTGCTGCTTGTAGACATTGACCTTTTAGAGAGCAAACTTCACTTTTCACTTCGAAACTTACCAAAAGCAAAAGCTGCTCTGACTGCAGCGAGAACCGCTGCTAACGCTATCTATGTTCCACCAGCACAGCAAGGCACCATAGATTTACAAAGTGGGATCCTTCACGCCGAAGAGAAGGACTACAAGACAGCTTACAGctatttctttgaagcatttgaAGCTTTTAATTCTCTCGAGGATCCCCGTGCAGTCTTCAGCCTAAAGTACATGCTTCTGTGCAAGATAATGGTCAGCCAGGCCGATGATGTTGCTGGCATAATCTCATCCAAAGCTGGCTTGCAGTACCTGGGCCCTGATTTGGATGCGATGAAAGCTGTTGCAGATGCACACTCAAAGCGTTCTCTGAAACTATTTGAAACTGCTCTCCGCGATTACAAGGCCCAGCTCGAGGAGGATCCGATTGTTCACAGGCATCTTTCGTCTTTGTACGATACTCTTTTGGAGCAGAATCTTTGCAGGTTGATTGAACCCTACTCAAAGGCTGAGATTGCTCATATTGCTGAGTTGATTGAATTGCCCTTGGATCATGTGGAAAAGAAGCTGTCACAGATGATACTCGACAAGAAGTTTGCCGGGACTCTGGACCAAGGTGCTGGATGTCTTATCATCTTCGATGATCCCAAGACCGATGCCATCTTCCCCGGAACACTGGATACCATTGCCAACATCGGCAAAGTCGTAGACAGTCTCTATGTGAGATCAGCCCGTATCATGGCATGA